Part of the Imperialibacter roseus genome, TCTGCCGAGAAGCTCTCTGCCCAGTTAACGAGCAAGTCCCTTTGCTCTTTGGACAATTGTGCATCGCCATGCATGATCGTGTACGATTCCAGTGGCATTTTTCCCTCGCCCACCTCTTCAGTAAGGTCTTTGAGTATTCTCACTTTCTTACTCTTTCTGAGGCCCGCCCATTCCGAAAAATTAACTTCTTCTCTACCATGATTGATATGGTCGAAAACGAACCAGGAAACTGGCGTGATATAAGAATACCAAGGGTACCGGGTCTCATTGGAATGACAGTCGTAGCAGGCCGCTTTTAACAAACCGCTCACTTCCGACGAAATCTGAGAAGTCGCAATCAGGTCATCTGGATTGTCGGATGCTACATCAGGTGGAGTACCTCTGAAAAACTGGAGTCCTACAACGAGGACTCCTATGCCTAAGACTATTTTCTTGATCAACGTTTATTCTAATTTAGCGAGCGCAGCTTCGGCCCATTTGTGCAACTTGGCTGACTCTTCCTCTGTCAGTTTCATATTAGGGTACTTCTCCACCATTTTCGTAGGAGGCATTTCTCCTTTGTCGAGCACTTCTAAAATTTCATCGAGCTTTGCCATGGCATCGGCACCACTTAGGGTTTGTAGTTTTTCCCATTGCATTTTCTCTTTGGCTTTGTCGCTTTTTCCGGATGGAGAATGACATCCCAGGCATTTTGCTTCAATCACCGACATGGCTTCAAGAGTGAATGCCACTGTTTTACCAGCGTCGGCTTCGGGCACCAGCAGGATTTTTGTAGGTTCTTTTTCCTGAGCCATTCCTGAAGCTGCGAACAGCAGGAGAGCTCCGGCAAGTAGAGTAAATTTTTTCATAGCATGCAGTTTTTCACTCTAATATATTAAATATCGTTATGTATGGACATCCATACATAAAAAAATTGTAGCTGCTCTTCTTTGTACTTTGATTTGAAGCTCCACTCTGCTGTTGCTACTTCGTTTTAGTAAAGAAAGTAAGGCACTTATAGCTGGGATGACGTTTTCAGCCTGACGGCTACACCTTCCACTTAGCATCGTCCTCTTCGCATTCTTTTAGTCTTCGCTTGGTCATCTCGCTGATCAGTTCGAAAGGCAGCTCCTCACTATGAAGAAATTGCACCGATCCCTCGGCAGTTTTGTAAGGCTTCAGTTCGTTGGTGAAAGCAGCGACCACAGAGGGCGTGGGGTAGAACCCGATGTGGTTTTTGAAGGCAGCCCAGGTCACCAGAATCCTCCTGGTGGTATATGCTGGCATACGCCATTTGATGCCTTGCTCGGCGGCAGGAGCTACGGCAACAATGCAATCGTGCAGTTGGAAAAGCCGTTCCCGAAGTGTCTCGGGCGCATTAGAAATGTACTCGTCGATGTTTTGTGCTTTAGGTGGTGCCATAGGCGTTGGTTTTGTTAACCACAAACGAAAGATAATAAATTGGACTTCAATGGTTTTATTTTTGGAAACAGAAAGTAAATCGTTTCAGTTGGGTATTACCGGGAATTTAATATTGATTTCTATTTTTTTATTGAGAGAT contains:
- a CDS encoding heme-binding domain-containing protein — its product is MIKKIVLGIGVLVVGLQFFRGTPPDVASDNPDDLIATSQISSEVSGLLKAACYDCHSNETRYPWYSYITPVSWFVFDHINHGREEVNFSEWAGLRKSKKVRILKDLTEEVGEGKMPLESYTIMHGDAQLSKEQRDLLVNWAESFSAEVMKE
- a CDS encoding heme-binding domain-containing protein — protein: MKKFTLLAGALLLFAASGMAQEKEPTKILLVPEADAGKTVAFTLEAMSVIEAKCLGCHSPSGKSDKAKEKMQWEKLQTLSGADAMAKLDEILEVLDKGEMPPTKMVEKYPNMKLTEEESAKLHKWAEAALAKLE
- a CDS encoding iron chaperone encodes the protein MAPPKAQNIDEYISNAPETLRERLFQLHDCIVAVAPAAEQGIKWRMPAYTTRRILVTWAAFKNHIGFYPTPSVVAAFTNELKPYKTAEGSVQFLHSEELPFELISEMTKRRLKECEEDDAKWKV